One Alligator mississippiensis isolate rAllMis1 chromosome 1, rAllMis1, whole genome shotgun sequence genomic window carries:
- the SIX2 gene encoding homeobox protein SIX2 isoform X3, which translates to MSMLPTFGFTQEQVACVCEVLQQGGNIERLGRFLWSLPACEHLHKNESVLKAKAVVAFHRGNFRELYKILESHQFSAHNHPKLQQLWLKAHYIEAEKLRGRPLGAVGKYRVRRKFPLPRSIWDGEETSYCFKEKSRSVLREWENNENSNSNSHNPLSASMNGNKTVLGSSEDEKTPSGTPDHTSSSPALLLNSNPGLQPLHGLGHPQGPSAIPVPTADPMHHHNLQDSILNPMSSNLVDLGS; encoded by the exons ATGTCCATGCTGCCCACCTTCGGCTTCACGCAGGAGCAAGTGGCGTGCGTGTGCGaggtgctgcagcaggggggcaacATCGAGAGGCTGGGCCGGTTCCTCTGGTCGCTGCCCGCCTGCGAGCACCTCCATAAGAACGAGAGCGTGCTCAAGGCCAAGGCCGTGGTGGCTTTCCACAGGGGCAACTTCCGCGAGCTCTACAAGATCCTGGAGAGCCACCAGTTCTCGGCGCACAACCAccccaagctgcagcagctgtggctcaagGCGCACTACATCGAGGCGGAGAAGCTGCGGGGGCGGCCCCTCGGGGCGGTGGGCAAGTACCGCGTGCGCCGCAagttccccctgccccgctccatcTGGGACGGCGAGGAGACCAGCTACTGCTTCAAGGAGAAGAGCCGCAGCGTGCTGCGCGAGTG GGAAAACAACGAGAATTCCAACTCCAACAGCCACAACCCGCTCTCGGCCTCCATGAACGGCAATAAGACAGTTTTGGGCAGCTCGGAAGACGAGAAGACGCCGTCAGGGACCCCTGACCACACTTCTTCCagcccagccttgctgctcaATTCCAACCCGGGCCTGCAACCGCTGCACGGCTTGGGGCACCCCCAAGGGCCTAGCGCCATCCCGGTGCCCACTGCGGACCCTATGCACCACCACAACTTGCAGGACTCCATTCTCAACCCCATGTCGTCTAACTTGGTGGACCTCGGTTCCTAA
- the SIX2 gene encoding homeobox protein SIX2 isoform X1 has protein sequence MSMLPTFGFTQEQVACVCEVLQQGGNIERLGRFLWSLPACEHLHKNESVLKAKAVVAFHRGNFRELYKILESHQFSAHNHPKLQQLWLKAHYIEAEKLRGRPLGAVGKYRVRRKFPLPRSIWDGEETSYCFKEKSRSVLREWYAHNPYPSPREKRELAEATGLTTTQVSNWFKNRRQRDRAAEAKERYEENNENSNSNSHNPLSASMNGNKTVLGSSEDEKTPSGTPDHTSSSPALLLNSNPGLQPLHGLGHPQGPSAIPVPTADPMHHHNLQDSILNPMSSNLVDLGS, from the exons ATGTCCATGCTGCCCACCTTCGGCTTCACGCAGGAGCAAGTGGCGTGCGTGTGCGaggtgctgcagcaggggggcaacATCGAGAGGCTGGGCCGGTTCCTCTGGTCGCTGCCCGCCTGCGAGCACCTCCATAAGAACGAGAGCGTGCTCAAGGCCAAGGCCGTGGTGGCTTTCCACAGGGGCAACTTCCGCGAGCTCTACAAGATCCTGGAGAGCCACCAGTTCTCGGCGCACAACCAccccaagctgcagcagctgtggctcaagGCGCACTACATCGAGGCGGAGAAGCTGCGGGGGCGGCCCCTCGGGGCGGTGGGCAAGTACCGCGTGCGCCGCAagttccccctgccccgctccatcTGGGACGGCGAGGAGACCAGCTACTGCTTCAAGGAGAAGAGCCGCAGCGTGCTGCGCGAGTGGTACGCGCACAACCCCTACCCGTCCCCCCGCGAGAAGCGCGAGCTGGCCGAGGCCACCGGCCTCACCACCACCCAGGTCAGCAACTGGTTCAAAAACCGGCGGCAGCGAGACCGGGCGGCCGAGGCCAAGGAAAGGTACGA GGAAAACAACGAGAATTCCAACTCCAACAGCCACAACCCGCTCTCGGCCTCCATGAACGGCAATAAGACAGTTTTGGGCAGCTCGGAAGACGAGAAGACGCCGTCAGGGACCCCTGACCACACTTCTTCCagcccagccttgctgctcaATTCCAACCCGGGCCTGCAACCGCTGCACGGCTTGGGGCACCCCCAAGGGCCTAGCGCCATCCCGGTGCCCACTGCGGACCCTATGCACCACCACAACTTGCAGGACTCCATTCTCAACCCCATGTCGTCTAACTTGGTGGACCTCGGTTCCTAA
- the SIX2 gene encoding homeobox protein SIX2 isoform X2, with protein sequence MSMLPTFGFTQEQVACVCEVLQQGGNIERLGRFLWSLPACEHLHKNESVLKAKAVVAFHRGNFRELYKILESHQFSAHNHPKLQQLWLKAHYIEAEKLRGRPLGAVGKYRVRRKFPLPRSIWDGEETSYCFKEKSRSVLREWYAHNPYPSPREKRELAEATGLTTTQVSNWFKNRRQRDRAAEAKERENNENSNSNSHNPLSASMNGNKTVLGSSEDEKTPSGTPDHTSSSPALLLNSNPGLQPLHGLGHPQGPSAIPVPTADPMHHHNLQDSILNPMSSNLVDLGS encoded by the exons ATGTCCATGCTGCCCACCTTCGGCTTCACGCAGGAGCAAGTGGCGTGCGTGTGCGaggtgctgcagcaggggggcaacATCGAGAGGCTGGGCCGGTTCCTCTGGTCGCTGCCCGCCTGCGAGCACCTCCATAAGAACGAGAGCGTGCTCAAGGCCAAGGCCGTGGTGGCTTTCCACAGGGGCAACTTCCGCGAGCTCTACAAGATCCTGGAGAGCCACCAGTTCTCGGCGCACAACCAccccaagctgcagcagctgtggctcaagGCGCACTACATCGAGGCGGAGAAGCTGCGGGGGCGGCCCCTCGGGGCGGTGGGCAAGTACCGCGTGCGCCGCAagttccccctgccccgctccatcTGGGACGGCGAGGAGACCAGCTACTGCTTCAAGGAGAAGAGCCGCAGCGTGCTGCGCGAGTGGTACGCGCACAACCCCTACCCGTCCCCCCGCGAGAAGCGCGAGCTGGCCGAGGCCACCGGCCTCACCACCACCCAGGTCAGCAACTGGTTCAAAAACCGGCGGCAGCGAGACCGGGCGGCCGAGGCCAAGGAAAG GGAAAACAACGAGAATTCCAACTCCAACAGCCACAACCCGCTCTCGGCCTCCATGAACGGCAATAAGACAGTTTTGGGCAGCTCGGAAGACGAGAAGACGCCGTCAGGGACCCCTGACCACACTTCTTCCagcccagccttgctgctcaATTCCAACCCGGGCCTGCAACCGCTGCACGGCTTGGGGCACCCCCAAGGGCCTAGCGCCATCCCGGTGCCCACTGCGGACCCTATGCACCACCACAACTTGCAGGACTCCATTCTCAACCCCATGTCGTCTAACTTGGTGGACCTCGGTTCCTAA